CCGCCACACATTCGGAAACTTCTCGAAGTAGGCAGCGCGATACTTCGATCCGTCGGGGTCGTTCCAGAACTCGACCGGCATGCTGACGAAGGGCCGGGTGCATACGAGCTCCCCCGGCTCTTCCACCACCGGATGGCCCTCTTCGTCGAATATGTGCACCGCCATGCCGAGAGCGCGGCACTGGATCTCGCCGCGATATACCGGGCCGATGGGATTCCCGCCGGCGAAGCACGACACGATGTCGGTGCCGCCGCTGATGCTCGCAAGATGGACGTCCTGCTTGATCTTCGAGTACACGTAGTCGAAGCTGTGCAGCGCCAGCGGGCTTCCCGTCGAGAGAATAGTGCGCAGCGCCGACAGATCGTGTGATGCACCCGGCTCGAGCCCGTTCTTCTCGCACATCGCCAGGTACTTTGCGCTCGTCCCGAAGACGGTGAGCTTCTCGCGCGCCGCCATGTCCCAGAGCGCGTCGGCCTGCGAAGGAAAAGGCGCCCCGTCGTAAAGCACGATGGTCGAACCGACCGCCAATGCGCTCACCAGCCAGTTCCACATCATCCATCCAAGCGTGGTGAAATAGAAGACGCGGTCCTCACGCTTGAGATCGGCGTGCAGCAGCAGCTCCTTGTAATGCTGGAGCAGAGTTCCGCCGGCGCCATGCACCATGCACTTCGGCAGGCCCGTCGTCCCCGACGAATACAGGATGTACAGCGGATGATCGAACGGCAGCATCTCGAACTCGACGCTACCCCACGCGCTCGCCGAGAACTCGTTCCACGGGACCGCGTGCGCCAGGTGTGATATGTCCGGTTGCCTGTCGCCATAGGCTACCACGACCACCTGCTCGATTGATTCAATCCGCTCGACGACGTCAGCGACTCGCCCGAGGCAGTCTATCTTCCTGCCTGCGTACGTGTAGCTGTCCGCGCAGAAGAGAATGCGCGGCTCGATCTGTCCGAATCTGTCGAGCACGCCCTGCACGCCGAAGTCGGGAGAGCACGACGACCACACGGCGCCGATCGAAGCGGCCGCCAGCATCGCGATGACCGCCTCGGGGATGTTGGGCATGAACCCCGCCACGCGATCCCCCGCGCGAACGCCATGCTCACGGAGAGCCGCCGCCACGCGTGCCACCTCGTCGTGAAGCTGGGCGTACGACAGCACGCGTTGCCGGCCGCTCTCGTTCCATGCGACGATCGCGTCGCGCTCGTCGCGATACCGAAGGAGATTCTCGGCGAAGTTGAGCCGCGCACCGATGAACCAGCGGGGACCGTGATCGTGGTCGGGCGGCGCCATCCGGTCGACACCGCGCACGATCTCGTCCCAGGGATCCTCGTCGTCGCCGCGCGACGCCGAGACAAGTCCGGCGAACCGCCACATCGCCGGCCAGAATTTCTCCGGGTGGAGCACCGACCAGTGATAGAGGTCGTCGTACGACCCGCCGGCGTCGGCATGTCGCAGGAAAGCAGACATGTTCGCCTGCGCCACGCGCTCCGCCGACGGAATCCACATCGGCTCGCTGGTGCTATCCTGATTCACAGCGGATACCGGGACTGCGGCCAAATCAGCTCGTCGGCGGGCTGAACTGCCCGTGCTGCACGTCCAGCCACGACTTGTGGTAAGCCGGGTCCTCGATCGCGGTCGCCGCCTTCGCGACCCTGAGCGGACGAAAGCTGTCCATCATCACCGCCAGCTCGTCGGTGTACCTGGCGCCGATGCTCGCCTCCGCGCGCCCCGGATGCGGACCGTGCGGAATTCCGTCGGGATGGTGCGTGATGCTGCCGAACTCGATTCCCTTGCGGCTCATGAACTCGCTCGACGCGTAGTAGAGAACCTCGTCCGAGTCCACGTTGCTGTGGTTGTAGGGCGCAGGAATCGCGTCGGGATGGAAGTCGTAGGGCCGCGGGCAGAACGAGCAGACGACGAATCCGTCGCCCTGGAACGTCTGATGAACCGGCGGCGGCTGGTGCACTCGCCCGACGATCGGCTCGAAGTCCATGATGTTGAACGCCCACGGGTAGAAATAGCCGTCCCAACCGACGACGTCGAACGGATGGTGATCGAGCACAATCTCGTTGATCCCGTCGTACTGCTTCACGAGGAGCGGAAAGTCGCCTTTCTCGTCGTGAGACTTCAGCTCGAGCGGACGCCGGATGTCGCGCTCGGAGTAAGGCGCGCCTTCCACCAGCTGTCCGAATTCATTTCGATACCGCTTGGGAGTGCGGATGTGCCCGCGGCTCTCCATCACCAGCAGCTTCGTCTGCTCGCCTTCGAGGTTCAGGTGGTAGCGATGCAGGATGCCGCGGTGCACGACAAGATAATCGCCCTCTCCGAAGGGAAGGTCGCCGTACACCGTCTCGAGAACGCCCTTCCCCTTGCTGACGTAAACCAGCTCGTCGCCCTGGGCGTTACGATAGAAGTAATCGTCGTTCCTGTCGGGCTCGACGTAGAGCATCGCGATGTCCTGATTGAACAGGAGCGGCATCCGGTCGAGCGTCGGGCTGCCACCCTTCTTCACGCGCGACGTGAGGAAGTGGCGGTGATGCAGAGTCCGATCATCGTCCGCCTCGTATTTCGTCTCCGTCACACGGCGCACTGACTTCACCATCGTCGGCGGATAGATGTGGTAAAGCAGAGACGACGTCCCGGTGAAGCCATCGTGCCCCATCAGCTCTTCGGCGTAGAGCCCGCCGTCGGGCTTCCTGAAGGCGATATGCCTCTTCCGGGGAATGGATCCAAGCGTATGGTAGTTCGGCATTCAGCTGCTCCCCAGGTGCGACCTGTCGACGTGCTTCAGAGATTCCCGCGAAGGTCCTGCTCGCGTTCGAGCGCCTCGAACAGCGCTTTGAAATTTCCCGCCCCGAAACTCTTCGCGCCCTTCCGCTGAATGATCTCGTAGAAGACAGTGGGGCGGTCCTCGACGGGCTTGGTGAAGATCTGGAGCAGATACCCCTCGTCGTCGCGGTCCACCAGAATTCCGAGGTCACGCAGCGGCGCGATGTCTTCGTCTATCTTGCCGACACGCTCGGTGACGCTGTCGTAATATGTCGCGGGAACGCGCAGGAACTCCACGCCGCGATCGCGCAGCCCGGTTACGGTGGTGATGATGTCGTCCGTGGCCATGGCGATGTGCTGCACTCCAGGACCGTCGTAGAACTCGAGGTACTCGTCAATCTGCGACTTCTTCTTCCCCTGTGCCGGCTCGTTGATCGGGAACTTGATGCGCCCGTTGCCGTTCGACATCACCTTCGACATGAGAGCCGAATATTCGGTGGCGATGGTCTTGTCGTCGAACGAGAGAATGTTGGTGAAGCCGAGCACTTGCTCGTAGAAGCCGACCCACTTGTTCATCGCGCCCAGCTCGACGTTTCCGACGCAGTGGTCAACGTACCTGAGACCCGCCGGCTTCGGCTTGTATACCGACGTCAGCGGCACGAAGCCGGGCATGAACAGACCGCGATAGTCGCTCCGCTCGACGAGGCTGTGGATCGTGTCGCCATAAGTGTGAAGCGCGGCGATCACGATCTCACCGCTGTCGTCCTTCATGACGGTCGGCTCCATCGCCGACTTCGCCCCGCGCTCGACGGCAAGCGCGAACGCGGTGCGCGCATCGTCCACCCACAGCGCGATGTCGCGGACCCCGTCACCGTGCCTGTGAATGTGATCCGCGATCGCACCCGATGACCTGATGGGCGTCGTGAAAATGAAGCGGACCTTGTCCTGCTGGAGGAGGTAGCTGGCGGCGTCGCGGAAGCCGGTCTCAGGCCCGCGGTAGGCGACGAGCTCGAATCCGAAAGCGGAGCGATAGAAGTGACTGGCCTGCCTGGCGTTTCCGACGTAGAACTCGATGAAGTCGGTGCCGTTGATGGGGAATGTATCCGTTGCCGTCGACGGCGCGGGCAATGCTGCGGTTGCCATGGTTTTCTCCGTTACCCGTTACCTGCTACCCGTTACCCGTTGCCCGTTCCCTCCCGCGCGCTTCGGCAAGCTTGCGGGCTATCCCGCGATAAAACGCCGCGTCGGCGGGTTTCTGCTGTTCCTCGAGCCCGAGCGCGGCGAGCTCGATGGCGTAAAGTATGTTGCCGAGGTAGAGCTGAGCTGTCGCGGCGACTGTTTCAGTCCCGTCGGCGGAAGGAGGAGCCGGGTAGCCAGCCTCATCCATGCGACCGGCCCTGCGGAACGGGGGTTACCTCCCCCGTCGCAAACCGTGTGTCGGAGGTGATGACTTTCACGACGATCGCCGTGATGTTGTCTATTCCGCCATTGTTGTTCGCGTCCGCAATCATCGCATTCACGATGCGCTCCGGCGTAGCGCGTGACTGAAGAAGCTGCTGGAGCCGCTTGTCCTCGACCATTCCCGTAAGACCGTCGCTGGCAAGGAGAAAGACGTCGCCGACCTGTGTCTCACCGGTGATGATGTCGGGCTCGATCTCGTTGCTCATGCCGATGCAGCACGTGATGACGTTGCTCTGCGGATGATGCCTCGCCTGCTCGGCCGTGATGAGCCCGGCGTCCACCTGCTCCTGGACCAGCGAGTGATCTCGCGTCAGCTGCCTCATCTCGCCGTCGCGGACCAGGTAGATGCGCGAATCGCCGACATGCCCGATCATATAGCGCGTGTCGGACAGAAGAAGCGCCGACGCAGTGCTGCCCATTCCCGTCTTCTCCACCTCGCTCATCGTGCGCTGGAAGACCTGACGGTTGGCGAGGCGAAGAGTGGACGCCAGCCTCCGACCGGCCTCTTCGGCCGCGAGATCGTTGACGTCGGCGAGCTCGCTGGCGATGAGATCAACGGCCATCTGGCTGGCGATCTCGCCCGCCGCATGGCCCCCCATGCCGTCCGCGACGATGAAGAGGCCGCGGTACTCGTTGGCGTCGGCGTAGAGGTTGTCCTCGTTCCCCTTGCGCAGCCTGCCCGTATCGGTTCTAGCTGAGACAGCCAGGTGCACTAATGAGCGCTCCCCGCGATGCGCGGGCAAGAAAATGTCAATGGATTGGCTCACAAAAAGGTTAACTCAGTACACAAACTACGCCACAGTCCACGGGGGCAGCAAGCGTTGTCCTGCCCGAAGTATTTCTTCCCCGCTCTGAAGCCGCCAGAGGCGCTCGTAGAGTCCGCCCCGCGCAAGGAGGGCTTCGTGGGTCCCCCGCTCGACCACCTCGCCGTGGTGCAGGACGAGAATCTCGTCGGCGCTGACGATGGTGCTCAGCCGGTGGGCGATGGCGATCGTCGTGCGCCCCTCCATGAGAATCGCCAGGGCGCGCTGAATCTCCGCCTCGATCTCGCTGTCCACGGCGCTCGTCGCTTCATCCAGAATCAACAGCGAAGCATCGGCTGCCACGGCCCGTGCGAATGACAGCAGCTGACGCTCCCCGACACTGAGTGAAGCTCCCCGCTCGCCAAGCTGCTGGCCATAGCCACCGGGCAGACGGCGGACTATGCGGTCGGCGCCGACCTTCGCCGCCGCTTCCGCGACCTCGTCGTCGGTGAGCGGATTCGAAAGCCGGATATTCGTCGCGACGTCGCCCGCGAAGAGGAAAATGTCCTGCTGAACGTAGGCGATCAGCCCGCGCAGCTCGTCCAGCGGCATCTCCTCGATGTCCACGCCATTAACGAGGATTCTGCCCCGCTGCGGCCGGTAGAACCGCATCAGCAGGTTCACGATTGTGGTCTTGCCCGCACCGGTATGCCCGACGATAGCGAGCGTCCTGCCCGGCTCGGCCGTGAACGAGACGCCCTTCAGCACCCACTCCGGCTCTGCCGGCGCGCCCGAAGACCTGCCGGCGACATGGCCGACGTCATAAGCGAACCAGACTCCGTCGAAACGCACCTCGACTTTCATCCTCTGCCGCTCGCGCGGCCCAGTGCGAATCGGGATAGTCGAGGGCTCAGTATCGAGGAGCATGAAGATCCGCTCCGAGCTCGCCATCGCGCTTTGAAGGATGTTGAATTTTTCGGCGAGGTCCTGGAGCGGCTGGTAGAATCGCCGGCTGAGCTGGAGAAATGCGGCCAGCGCGCCCACGGTGAGAGTATTGGCGTGAACGAGCGAGGCGCTGACGACGACCAGCAGCGCGACCGCAACTGACGTCAGCACCTCGATCGCCGGAAAATAGATGGCGTATACAGTGATTGACCTCTTGTGCGCCTCCAGATGGTCCGCGTTCAGCTTGCTGAATCGCTCCGCTTCGTGCTCCTCGCCTCCGAACAGCTGCACGATGCGCATTCCGGTGATGCGTTCCTGGAGGAAGGAGTTGATGCGCGCGAGCCGGGTCCGAATGTCGCGATAGGCGTCGCGAACGCCGGTGCGGAACCAGTCGGACACTCCTGCCACCAGAGGAATCACGAGCAGCACCGCAATTGACAGCCGCCAATCGAGGAGAAACATCGTCACGCCGATCGCGATCAGCGCGAAGAGGTCGCCGAGTCCGGAGACGACACCCGAGGTGAAGAGTTCGTTCAGGGTCTCGACGTCGGACGTCACGCGGGTGATGAGGCGGCCGGCGGGATTTCTGTCGAAGAAGGCGACGGACAGGCGCTGAAGATGCGCAAAGATCTCGATCCTGAGATCACGCATCACGCTCTGGCCGAGAAGATTGGTCAGCATCGCCTCGCCGAAGGAGCAGATGAACTGGGCGACGAGCGTGACAGCGAAGAGAATCGCGGCACGCACGATCGCTCCTTCGTCGCGCTTCGGAAGGGCGACGTCTATGACCTGCCGTGTGAGGAGAGGACCGGCGAGCTGAAGCACGCCTTCTATGAGAAGCAGCGCCAGCGCGGCGGCGACGAGCGCCTTGTACGGGCGGACATACTTCAGCAGCCTCCGCATGAGGCGCGCGTCATATGTTCTCGCCAGCGCGTCTTCTTCGTGCAGGGTTGCGGGGCTCGACATCCAGCGGTATGGTAACGGCAGATATGTCGCCACGCCACCGACGTCGGGGGAATGGTACGCAGGTTGCACTCCCCCGAGGTTGCAGTCCAGCTATCTGGGCTCATTTCACCCTACGGAGGAGAGATGAATTTTCTCGCATGGATCGTCCTTGGCCTGATCGCAGGAGCGATTGCCAAGGCAATTATGCCGGGCAACGACCCTGGTGGAATCATCGTCACGATGATCATCGGTATTGTCGGCGCAGTCATCGGCGGTTTCCTCGGCAGTACGCTGATGGGAGCCCCGCTGACGGGCTTCTCGCTCCAGAGCATGCTGCTCGCGGTCGTCGGAGCGCTGATTCTTCTCTGGATCTACAGAATGTCCACGCGGGGCCGTACTCGAGTACCATAGCGGCCACGGCCTCGGCAGGGTGAGGGAGTAGTCCATGCCGCTCTGGCTCTACTGGATCCTTCTCGGTCTGGTAGCGGGAACATTGGCCAAGTTCCTGGTGCCAGGGCGGGATCCATCTGGCTGCATCGTCACGATCCTGCTCGGAATCATCGGCGCGGTGATCGGCGGGTTCATTGGAACCCGCTTCGGCTGGGGCACCGTATCCGCCGGCAGCTTCGATCTCAGATCGGTCGCGCTCTCCACCTTAGGGGCCATCGTCCTGCTCCTCGCCGGGAGATTGGTGAGGCGCCTTTAGTTCAAGAGCGTTTTTTACCACAGATGGCACAGATGGGCACAGATGAAAACCCCGGGGTTTTCATCTGTGCCCATCTGTGCATCTGTGGTAAAGCGCTCTGGGAATCGGGGTTTCTTCGGCATTGCCGCCCCCGAGTGAATAACTTGCAAACGTGAAAGAGAGCATCGTCATCCGCGGCGCCCGACAGCACAATCTCAAGGGATTCGATCTCGAGATTCCGCGCCGCACCTTCACTGTCATCACCGGGCCCTCGGGATCGGGCAAGTCGTCCCTCGCCTTCGATACGATCTACGCCGAAGGACAGCGCCGGTACGTCGAATCGCTGTCGGCATACGCCCGCCAGTTTCTCGAACGCATGGAAAAGCCGGACGTCGATTCCATTGACGGATTGTCACCCGCTGTCGCCATCGAGCAGCGGAATCTGACCAAGACATCGCGCTCCACGGTCGGCACCGCCACCGAGATCTACGACTACCTCCGCCTCCTGTGGGCACGCGTCGGACACACACACTGCCCGGTCTGCGCGCGCGAGATGAAATCCGACACGGTGCAGTCAGTCGCCGATACGGTGCTTCGGCTGTCGCCTGGAATCCGGTTCTACGTCGCTTTCCCGCTCCGCCTTTCCGAGCGCGTCACGCACGCGGTCGTGGTGGAGAATCTGCGCGCGCAGGGTTTTCTGCGCGTTTACGCCAGTGGCGCAATGTTGCATCTCGACGACCTCGCCGGATCGAATACAGATCTCACCAGGGTCGCCGAGGTGCTGGTAGTCGTGGACCGACTGGCGCTGTCAGACGATGTCGGAGCACGTCTCAACGACGCCATCGGAACCGCTTTCGCCGACGGCGATGGCGAGTGCGTAATCGTTCTCGCGGATACGCTGGAGAAGCTTCGCTTCACCGAAAGATTCGAGTGTCCCTACGACGGCGCCCGCGCACCGGCGCCGTCGCCCCAGTTGTTCTCGTTCAACAATCCACGCGGCGCGTGCGAGCGATGCAATGGCTTCGGCGCGGTGCTCGAGTACGACGAGTCTCTCATCGTTTGCAATCCCGACCGCACTCTCCGGGACGGTGCAATAGATCCGTGGACGAAGCCGCGCTACGACAACAAGCGGCGCGCTCTCGCCGACTTCGCGAGGCGCGAGGACATTCCGATGGACAAGCCGTGGCGCGAGCTCACCGCGTCGCAGCAGCACATCCTCCTCAACGCACGCACCCGCGGCTACAAGGGCATCCTGCCCTTCCTCTCCGACCTCGAGGAGAAACGCTACAAGCAGTACATCCGGATCTTCCTTCGCCAGTACCAGACGGCGCAGGAATGTCCCGACTGCCACGGCGCCAAGCTGAAGCCGGAAGCGCTCAACGTGCGGGTGGACGGCCGCACCATCGCCGAGATCTCGGACCTCGCTGTGGGCCGTTTGTGCGAGTGGGTGGATGAGCTCGTCCTGTCGGAGTTCGAGCAGTCGGTCGCCGAGACGATTCTGCGCGAAGCGCGCGAGCGGATCAGATTTCTGCGCGACGTTGGACTCGACTACCTGTCGCTCAACCGTGCGACGCGCACGCTGTCCGGCGGTGAAGCGCAGCGAATCGGTCTCGCGAACTCACTCGGATCGCAGCTCGTGGACACTCTCTACGTTCTCGACGAGCCATCCATCGGACTGCATCCGCGCGACATGAGCCGCCTCCTCGGTCTCCTGAAGCGGCTTCGCGACTCGGGCAACACCGTTCTGGTGGTCGAGCACGACCTGGCGGCGATCGAGGCGGCGGACTTCATGGTCGAGCTCGGTCCGGGCAGCGGAGAGCATGGCGGCGAGGTGGTATTCGCCGGACCAATGTCGCGCGTGCACGAGAGTCCCCTTACCGGAAAGTATCTCACCGGGGAGCGGGAGATTCCGCTTCCGCTGGAGCGCAGACGGGTGGGTCCAAGATGGATCACGCTCACCGGCGCGAGAGAGCACAACCTGCAGGGCGTTGACGTTCGGATTCCGCTCGGCGCCATGACAGTGGTCACCGGCGTTTCCGGGTCGGGAAAAAGCACTCTCGTGCATGACGTCCTGTTCCGCGCGCTCGAGACGCTGATCGAGGGCGAGAACACCGCCAAGCGTCACCTCGGCGAAACGGTCGGATCATATTCGACGCTCACCGGCTGGGATGCGATAGACGAAGTCGTGATGATAGACCAGAGCCCGATCGGTAAATCGCCCCGGTCGAATCCGGTCACGTACATCAAGGCGTTCGACCAGATCCGATCGATCTTCGCCGACGCGCTGGTCGCGCGGCAGCGCAAGTACACGCCGAGCACGTTCAGCTTTAACGTCGAGGGCGGGCGGTGCGAGGATTGTGAAGGCGCCGGGTCGCTCGAGGTCGAGATGGTGTTCATGGCCGACGTTCATGTCCCGTGCGACGCGTGCGGGGGCAAGCGGTTCAAGCCGGAAGTGCTCGACGTCAAGGTGAATGGGAAGAGCATCGCGGACGTGCTCGAGCTCACCGTGGACCAGGCGATCCGGTTCTTCCCGCGCGAGGAGAAGCTCGGCCAGGCGCTGTGGCAGCTCCAGCAGGTCGGACTGGGATACCTTCGCCTCGGTCAGCCGGCGACGACGCTCTCGGGCGGTGAGTCGCAGCGAATCAAGATCGCGCGCGAGCTGGCCGCAGCGGGACGGAAGCGCGGGCGCAAGCTGTACATCATGGACGAGCCGACGACGGGGCTGCACCTCGAGGACATCCGGAAGCTCACTGAGGTTCTCGACCGGCTGATCGAGCATGGCCACACGCTGCTTCTCATCGAGCACAATCTCGACATCGTCAAGATCGCGGACTGGATCATTGATCTAGGGCCGGAAGGCGGCATCGGTGGCGGACTCCTCGTGGCGATGGGCCGGCCCGAAGAGATCGCCGCGGTGCCCCAATCGTACACCGGACAGTTTCTCGCGCCCATCCTGCGCAAGTCACCATTGCCTGTCGCGACCGAGAAGCGGCAACGCGTGGCGCGCTAGCGATTCTCCTGCGCCATGCGCGCGAGCTTCGTGACGAGCGCGCGCGGTGCGATCCTCTCCGCCTGCACCATGATCCTGTCGCGCACGCCCGGGATCGCGACACGCGTTCCCCGCATCATCGCCGCGTAGCCATACCGCGCAACGTCATCGGCTGCGGCGACGCCGAGCCTGGTGAACAATCTGGAATTGGAGGTGCCCGCCGTTTTGGCGAAATGCGTCGCCGTCGCGCCAGGGCAGAGGCATGTCACCGTGACGTCGCTATTGCGCAGCTCCTCGGCGAGCGCCTGGGAGAAGCTGAGGACGTATGCCTTGGTTGCGTAGTACACCGCCATCAGAGGGCCGGGCTGGAATGCGGCAGTGGAGGCGACGTTCATGACGCGCCCTTCCCTGCGTTGCAGCATTGCCGGAAGAAACAGCTTCGCGAGGTGTGTGAGCGCGGCGATGTTGACCTGGATCATGTCCAGCTCGCGATCCAGGTCGGTGTCGCTGAACTCGCCGCCCAGCCCGAAGCCAGCGTTGTTGATGAGGAAATCAACGCGCTTTCCCTCCGCCGTGACGGCATCGAACAATCTTTGCGGTGACGCCGGATCCGCGAGATCCGACGCGATGACCATGACTTTGACGCCGTACTTTCCTTCGAGAGTCCCCGCCGCGGCCTCGAGGGCATCGCGGTGGCGCGCGACGAGGATGAGATCATGACCGTGGGCGGCGAGCTGCTTTGCGAGCTCCAGGCCGATGCCGGCCGAGCCCCCGGTTACGAGGGCGGTCTTTTTCTGATTTGATTTTGACGTGGTGGTCATCTTGTCTGGGATATGGAGGGACGTCCTGGCGGGCTGGAGTGGATAATAGACGGCATCCAACGGCAAGGCGCATGCGACGAGCCATCGCGGTTGATTTAGGTCTTCGCCCGGCGTAGTTTTCTCAGACCATTCCCGAGTAGCTCAGGTGGTAGAGCAGGTGACTGTTAATCACCGGGTCGGGGGTTCAAGTCCCTCCTCGGGAGCTTTGTAAGTGGGTCCATGACAAGTAGTTAGGGAACAGGCTCAGGCGAACTTGCCCGAGCCTGTTTCTTTTTATGCACCCAACCAACTACTGACCTTCATGAAATTGGGGTGAGGCCCCGGCGCGGGGATTCCGCACACGTACGCACATGTCGCGCGAAAGCGCTTACCCGAACTCGCTGAAGATCAGTAACGGGGGATGTCCGGCGCCGCCTCCCGTGCCTTGATCTCGATCGGCTCCGCGGCGCCCTCGCCGGGCGTCCGCGGGATGCCGTTCTCGGTGAAGAAGCGCGTCATGAATCGCTGCCCCTCACCGATCCGCTCGACCTCGATCGCGACGGCGTCCACGGACTGCTCGAGGTGCGTCAAGCCGTCGGTGAACTCGCGGGGTAGGTCAGGGATCGCCGACCCCCCCCAGCGCCAGATACGGCGCGCGTAGCGCCTCGGTGCGAGCCGCCACACGAGGTACGCGCCGAGGAGCAGCAGCCCGGCATGTACGCCGGTATGGAGCAGTTCCCCCTCCGCGGC
This genomic window from Gemmatimonadaceae bacterium contains:
- the uvrA gene encoding excinuclease ABC subunit UvrA; translated protein: MKESIVIRGARQHNLKGFDLEIPRRTFTVITGPSGSGKSSLAFDTIYAEGQRRYVESLSAYARQFLERMEKPDVDSIDGLSPAVAIEQRNLTKTSRSTVGTATEIYDYLRLLWARVGHTHCPVCAREMKSDTVQSVADTVLRLSPGIRFYVAFPLRLSERVTHAVVVENLRAQGFLRVYASGAMLHLDDLAGSNTDLTRVAEVLVVVDRLALSDDVGARLNDAIGTAFADGDGECVIVLADTLEKLRFTERFECPYDGARAPAPSPQLFSFNNPRGACERCNGFGAVLEYDESLIVCNPDRTLRDGAIDPWTKPRYDNKRRALADFARREDIPMDKPWRELTASQQHILLNARTRGYKGILPFLSDLEEKRYKQYIRIFLRQYQTAQECPDCHGAKLKPEALNVRVDGRTIAEISDLAVGRLCEWVDELVLSEFEQSVAETILREARERIRFLRDVGLDYLSLNRATRTLSGGEAQRIGLANSLGSQLVDTLYVLDEPSIGLHPRDMSRLLGLLKRLRDSGNTVLVVEHDLAAIEAADFMVELGPGSGEHGGEVVFAGPMSRVHESPLTGKYLTGEREIPLPLERRRVGPRWITLTGAREHNLQGVDVRIPLGAMTVVTGVSGSGKSTLVHDVLFRALETLIEGENTAKRHLGETVGSYSTLTGWDAIDEVVMIDQSPIGKSPRSNPVTYIKAFDQIRSIFADALVARQRKYTPSTFSFNVEGGRCEDCEGAGSLEVEMVFMADVHVPCDACGGKRFKPEVLDVKVNGKSIADVLELTVDQAIRFFPREEKLGQALWQLQQVGLGYLRLGQPATTLSGGESQRIKIARELAAAGRKRGRKLYIMDEPTTGLHLEDIRKLTEVLDRLIEHGHTLLLIEHNLDIVKIADWIIDLGPEGGIGGGLLVAMGRPEEIAAVPQSYTGQFLAPILRKSPLPVATEKRQRVAR
- a CDS encoding SDR family oxidoreductase → MTTTSKSNQKKTALVTGGSAGIGLELAKQLAAHGHDLILVARHRDALEAAAGTLEGKYGVKVMVIASDLADPASPQRLFDAVTAEGKRVDFLINNAGFGLGGEFSDTDLDRELDMIQVNIAALTHLAKLFLPAMLQRREGRVMNVASTAAFQPGPLMAVYYATKAYVLSFSQALAEELRNSDVTVTCLCPGATATHFAKTAGTSNSRLFTRLGVAAADDVARYGYAAMMRGTRVAIPGVRDRIMVQAERIAPRALVTKLARMAQENR